The genome window CTggttctgtttggttgctgagaaactACTTGCAAAGAAAGGAAGATGAGAAAGCGGCCAGTTCTACACCTTCTCTTCAGAATGTGAGATTTGGGGCCAACGCTTGCGCgggattttaattttcaggTAATCAGAAAGccaattttgttgaaatttgggCTTTCATTTGTGTTTGAGGTCTACAATTGAAAGACCTTGCTCATGTATCCTGGCCCAAATTCATTACCTACCTAATCTTTCAGCCCAGGCAAgttccttttgttttggtaaccatagaaaaataattttatcttgaggcaaaaaagaaaaaaaaaactgctaAATTTAAACCGACTAATTTCATGAGAAAACTCTATTGGGCATATTCGTTATTGGGGGAAAAGTGTTGAAATTATTGGAGGAAAAATATAATTCTGAGAGAAAACTCCATTGGGCATAGTTTGTTTGCCGCcttcaacaatatttttcCTACTATTTTAGATGAAATCTTATTATTGGGGGAAAAGtatgaaaaaccaaaaacataaataaatgtttaaaaaaaagggtttttgaatacaagcgataatcaaaattataaaGGGAGGGAGGGAGTTTCTCATACACACGCTTACCAATGAAGATGTCATTAGTTTTCCACACTGCGTTGGcatacaaatttaaaaaagtaaaagaaaaaagggtttgATATGAGGGTATTGTAGGTTTGACTTTGCTCATACCAACAACGAGAATTGAGAAATAGCAGTTAAGCAATgactaatttgtttttatttagtttCCTTGGTTTATGAGCCATAAACCATAATCTAATTCCTCCAAAGTGAAAAGGAgctaaaaaaaagaatacaagaAGAGTTGAAAGCAATATACAGCAAATAAATACATGTTCTTATCAACATAGAAATGATCCACTCGATACTCCCAAACAGAGTTCATATGAAACCTCATTTGAGTTTGGGAAATACAATTTGACAAGTCTTTGAAGCCCTTGGGAACATTGAAATTGTCTGCAACAACTTTACCTCTTCTCTCCGACCTAGCAAAGGgcacttcatctctttttcttcacaaaaatACTCAAGGGTACAAATTGTGATGGTGTTCAAAACCACACCGTACTTCAACAAGTACTCCACCACTTCCATCTCATCCGGCAGCCCCTGGAATCCCCGTATGCGAATAGTCTTGAGGTGCGACAACAAACAAGCAGGCACAAAATCTGGTGGACTCCATTCATGTACCGACTTGTCCACGAAATGGCACACATAACAGTGGATGCTCTAAAGatggtttaaaatataaatgagttGAATGAACATCTTAAAAGATTGAATATCAGTACAGTTCAGCGTATACTTACATTCTCAAAGACTAGATGTTCCAATTTGGGAGATATCTGCAGAAAATTTGTGACCGAACGCAACGAGCAGCAATTTTGAAGAAGTAACTCCAAGTGGTTCAAATTGTTAAATGTAGGGAGATGATATTGATACACACTGCAGGGACCCTTCACAAATGATAAAAGTAAATATGTTTTCATTCCATTCATAAACTCCAGCATGTAAAAAAGTTATCAGTCACTTAGGGAACAAGTTAGAGCATCCTTACCCCGAAAACTGGAGCTGAAAGTGACAGAAATTTAACATTGCGAATTTCAGCAAAGAGCCACTGTATGTGATCGGCAGAATCACGGACAGTGCCAAACTTCTCCCCAGAATGCAGGTTTACCAAATCAATCTTGGCTCTGCTTAGGGAATGTGCATTCTTCAGGGAATAGTTTGCCAAAATATTCTCCTGCAGATTAAACTCTTCCAGACTTGGAACATCAGCATTAATAAAAACTTTTCGATCATAATTTTGATGAAATGGCACGATATACCAACTTATTCTTAATCTTTTTAGTTTCGGTGCAGAGACTTCAAAATTCAGCACTGAATCATATCCAGGTTCTCCCTCTATAACCAAATCTTCAAGAGCAGGGCAACATGAAAAGAGCTTCTCCATTGAGTCAGCATCAGGAAGCACGACATCAACATGGAGGAACTTAAGACTTGGGAAACAATCTGAGGCAGGTGCAAGGGCAATAAAATTTGATTGCAGCCTCAGCTTCAAAAGCACCAGTGTTTTGCACATGAAAAGGCTTCTAGGCAACACGAAAGGATGCGGTGGATTCGAGTACTCATAAAGCTCAAGGTCGAGTTCGACAACATTACGCATAATGGCAGTGCGAATCCAAGCATCAATACGAGAAAAATCCTTCATTTCCAGACACAAAAGGCGGAATCTATGAATGTTGGAGGAGCCACGAAAGAAAAGCACCCGATCCACAAACCCGGAGAAGCCATCTGGATCAGATTTTTTCAAACGTCTTTCTAATGGATAATATTCTCTGTCACGCAAGTACAGATTTGGAACAGAAGTCCACTGATTCTTCCACCTGTGTGATAAAACGCTGGTCCTCACAGCCTCTCTTGTCAAAAGGAAGGAGAGAATATGGGAAATGATTGCATCTGGCAATCCACTGATCCTATCTTCATGGCATGCTTCACGAGACTTTGAATTCGAACCCATTTTCGATCATGTGATGCGTTTcctgaaaacccaaaaaaatatataaatcaaTCTGCGACTCTGAATTTGAACCCAAACATACAAACAACCACTTTAACCATTGCATGTGTGTTTGCAACAAGcctaatataatataatggGGGTTCGTGTTTTCTTTGCCATACGAGAAAACAGTTCCTGAGAAAGTTTCCTTAAGAGAGACAAGATTTGAAATAAAAGTCAACAGAGTTTCTGGGGAAAATCTCCTTAGAAAGGATTTCAAACAAAATCCCACACGATAAAAAATTCAGGAGAGCCTTTTCCCTCAATTTCTGTGCTAGTGGATTTATGAAAACAGAGGATATACAAATCAGAAAAACAACAACACAGAGGATATACAGATAATTCCAATAcaagaaaacagaggaaatATTTCAGAAAAGGGAAAGAGAACCTGATGATGAGATTCTCCATTGGtttactcttttttctctgttcGCTTGCTGAGAAACATGAGGAAAAGAACGGAAGATGAGAGACTGGGTCACTTCACTTTCAATGTTCAACGGAAATGGTGGTAAACTAAAGTGTGAGACTGTGACAACAACTGAACCAAACTCGAACCAAAGCTGAAAGTACTAAATGACAAAACAACAAGGTTTTACGGTTTACTTTCTTTCTGCTCACCTTTTATTcatagtttttttattataaattttttgtgcTTTGGACAAAATGATTACATCTATCGCTGGAGTACAATAATTGGATAATGACGTGATCCATTACGATACAAATACATGTCATTGTAAATTAGGCTTACTTTCACATCACTCCCTTGACGTGTTGTAATTTGTGTGGTTAGATTAATACTTTGCGTCTCACTTTATTTCACGATCTGTCGaatatagttaatttggataaaataTCGGTCAAAACTGCTGATGCGACAAAATGAACCCCTCTTTGCTCAAATCAGATTTAAAAATTTGCTAATTCAactcaaaaatttaaaaaaacacaacttgTCAGTGATGAGCCGCAGGTGTGAAGAAAACTCCAAGTGgttcaaattatttataaaaggaGAAATTGACGCACACCGTAGGGACAAAAAATGACACAAGTGCAGCTTAATCATGGGACCGGACCAAATTAAATATTCCTTGGCATGTTATAGAATTTCCATCAATTCCCAGCTAGGGTATATGCATTCGTTGGATTCATGTTATAGTGGCGATCTTTAAGATGTCATGGAGAAATATTTTTCGATGAAAGTGCACATCAAATAGATTCCCTAAGGTCTTGTTTGAtgatcattttatttttattttttattttttattttttatactatAATATAGacgaaaaagaagaagaatgaaagTGGAAATGAGATTAATAAGGTAAGATGGGTAGGAGTagtaaaagtgaaaacaaaattttaaaattgaaatatatttgaaattgtttttacttttattacTCATCCCTCTCATCTTCtcctctcattctctctctcaatctcatcctcatcctcactttcattttctctctcattttcctctatactctagtacaaaaaattaaaactaataactaaaattgaaatggttatcaaacagGCCCTAATATTCTCAGAAATGATTTATTTGTGTTGCAGCAGAAAACTGATTAAATGATAAGATATTATGTTATGTATGCTTTCCATATATATTTCCATGACTCCTTCCTCCAAAatgaaagaaaccaaaagcaGAAGATATTTATAACACGGAATCCCCTCACAACTTTGAAAACGGAATCCACAGAAAACCTTCGGAAATTCAATTTGACAAGTCTCTGAAGCCCTGGGGAACATTGAAATCTACAGGCATAACCCCATCTCGTCTGCGATAGCGAAATCACGAGTATAAATTATCACGTTACTCAAGACCTCACCGTGCTTCAACAAGTGGTCTCCAGCCGTCCCTCGAATTCCCATAAGCGAATGGTCTCGAGGCATGACGACAAGCAAATCGGTGGTACCCACATTGGTGGACACCATACATGGGGTACATGGAGTACGAAGTCATCCCCGTAGTAAGCAATTAACTGTCCGCGACTGATAaagattatttaaaataaacaagttAAATTAAAACCTCTCAAATTTGCATCTTGGTACCAACACCATttagtaggggtgggcactcaaaccggcaaaccgaaaatccgagccgaaccacaccgaaccaaaccggaaaaaaaccgagttgaccaaaaagtcaaaaaccggtcaaaaaccgaaccggaccggattcggatccggttccatgtcttcaaaaaccgaaccgggccgaaccgaaccggtgaaactaaaaaatatataatttcaatatatatttatatttaatgctatatttttaatttcactaaaaaaaacctaatatttatccaagttcaatgtcaaaatatctctcttttctcactttaatatttattaattatatgaaattgaataatttgttaattttcaagtaaaaaaataatatttcagttgagaattgtattacaaaacaatttaaaaaaataatttttataatccggttcaaaaccgaaccggaaccggaaccggaccgaaaccggttcaaaccgaaccggacggtttttgaattttttaattaaaaccgaaccgaaccaaaccgcatgaatagtatcggatcggttctaatttgaggcaaaaaccggtccaaaccgaaccgtgcccacccctaccaTTTAGCTTAAGGTGTTTCAGGTGGGGGGTTTCTTGAGCAACTTTGTCAATAATCTCCAAGAGCAGCATCTATGAAGAAATAGCTCCGAGTGTATTAAATTAGCAAATGTAGGCAGATGATATTGACGCATTCTGCGTGAATCCTGCACATAGGATGAAGTGTACATATCAATCAATGACTAGAGCAACATCAAATTTGCTCAGCATAAGTTCGTTACTGTACCCCCGTGTCACTCTGACAGCGTACTATCCTAGACCTTTGTCTATCCCGAATCGATACAAATTCATAGTTAGGTTAGGCAGCCCGGTAACCCCGACAAGTGGGAGGGTCTGCACTTTCCCTATCATACGATTCTGCCAGACAATTCTATTTCATTCATTCTCCACTCAAAACCATCTATAGAgagtttaaaaaacaatttcCAATAACAATGCAGATTTTATATAGAGagtaaaatttttaaaacacaatgcaagttattattattttattattatgaagAGCGATCCATTTACCAGTTTGAAAATGGAGTTTATATAAAGCCTAGGACTTGATTTTCATAACTTCAATTTGACAAGTCCTTGAACCCTTTGGGAACATTGACAGTTTCTGCCTTAGCTTCATCTCTTCTTCTGAATGAAAGTAAGAAGGACAAATTTTCACCGTATTCAATACTTCACCGTGCTTCAATAAGTACTTCACCACTTCAATCTCATCTGGCCACGCATGGAATCCCTGTATGCAAATTTTCTTGAGGCTTGTCAAACAGATAGGCACAAAATCTGGCTGACTCCATTGACCTACTGCAAACTCACTCTCACGGTTTTCCAGTTTCGCAGTGCAGCTGATGTgctaaaattcattaaaacGTAAATGAGTTAGACTGAACTCTATGAATCATTGAACATTGCACAGTGGTACTGTTTAGCATAAGCGTAAATCCATGTGTTACTTACAACTGTGGAGACAAGATATTCCCTAAACCTTAAACTTACAATTGCGAAGACAAGATATTCCAGATTGGGTGATATATTTAGCAACTTTGTCAAAAACTGCCACGAGAAGCAGGGTTCAAGATGTAGCTCCAAGCGGttcaaaatattaaatgtAGGTAGATGATATCGATCTCGAGTGAAACGATCCTACACAAACGATAAAGTATACACGTCAGCGAAATGCTCcagaaaaattatatatgtccTCACCATAATATAGCATTTCCAATATATAGAAAAAGTACGTGAAAATTCTATTAGACACTAATGGAACAAGTTAGAGCATACTTACCCCATAAACTGGAGATGAAAGTGATAAATATGTAACATTGTGAATTCCTGCAAAAAGCCTATGCATACGATCCGCAGAGTCACGGGCAAAGTCAGGGTCCTCTAATGTATACAGGCGCCCCAAATCAATCATGGCTTTGCTTAGGGATTTTGCATTGTTCAAAGAATAGCTCGCCAAGAAATTATCCTGGAGATTGAACTCTTCAAGATTCGGAGCATCAGCATTAATGTAAATTCTTTTGCACTTGTATTCTAACATTTTGTAATCACCTTCGTCCCAACGGACTAGATCCATGGACAAACGCATTCGAAGTCTTTTTAGTTTAGGTGCAGAGACATTAATATTCACAACTGAATCATCTTTAAGGTGTCCCTCTATAATCAAATCTTCGAGTACGGGGCAGCAAGTAAGGAGTTTCTCCAATGAGCGACCACCAGGATACTGGAGTGTAACATGGAGGAACTTAAGACTTGGGAAACAATCAGAGGGAGGATTGATGATAATATCTTTATGATTCAGAGTCAGCTTCAAAACCTCCAATGTGTTGCACATCAAAAGCCTTCTAGGCAACTCATAACCCTCGTATCTGAGTGACTTTGAGTCCACATCCACATCGaggtcaaattcaaattcgaCAACATTACGCCTAACAGCAGTGTAAATCCAGGGATCAATACGACAAAAATCCTCCTCGATTACAGAACAACGAAGCTGGAAGGTATGAATGTTTGATGAGCCACGAAAGAAAAGTACACAGTCCACAAACTGCGCAAAAGGTTCAAATGCTGCCTGTGAACCAAGAGTTAAGTTTATCTTGGGAACAGAAGTCCACACATCGAACCATCTTTGTGACAAAACGCTGGTCTTCACAGCATCTTCTGTtgtaaggaaagaaagaatgtGGCTAAGAATTGCATCTGGCAATCCACTGATCCTATCTCCTATGCATGGTTTACAACACCTTGAGTTCGATCCCATTTACGATTCATACGCtttctgtaaaaaaaaaaacaacaaaacaccATTTTCTAAGAGAGTTTCCTATTGAGacgcccaaaaaaaaaaaaaaagaatcccTTAAACAGTTTCACATGAAAATTTGTTTTCCATAAAAATCTATCCAAATTCTGGGAAAATTTTCCTAACAAATGATTCATAAGAGAATATTTTCAGTAAACATCTATACCAACTAAGGACTAGACTTCTTGTTAGTGTCAAATCAATCCTAAAgtgacaaaataaataaataattaacaaaCAATCCGctgtgcttgaatttttctctttctttttgtgattttgggttttcttggtATCCAAACAGAGCATtatacaaaatattgatatttcagaagaagaagaagaagaagaacaaaagggaaaatacCTGATAGAGTTTCTGGATTGGTTTATGGAGCCAATTCTAGCTTCAGGGGTACCGCTTTACTCTGTTTGGTTGCGGAGAAACAACaggaaaagagaggaaaattgAGACCCTCGGTCACTTCTTCAACATT of Prunus dulcis chromosome 4, ALMONDv2, whole genome shotgun sequence contains these proteins:
- the LOC117626588 gene encoding F-box/LRR-repeat protein At4g14103-like, producing MGSNSKSREACHEDRISGLPDAIISHILSFLLTREAVRTSVLSHRWKNQWTSVPNLYLRDREYYPLERRLKKSDPDGFSGFVDRVLFFRGSSNIHRFRLLCLEMKDFSRIDAWIRTAIMRNVVELDLELYEYSNPPHPFVLPRSLFMCKTLVLLKLRLQSNFIALAPASDCFPSLKFLHVDVVLPDADSMEKLFSCCPALEDLVIEGEPGYDSVLNFEVSAPKLKRLRISWYIVPFHQNYDRKVFINADVPSLEEFNLQENILANYSLKNAHSLSRAKIDLVNLHSGEKFGTVRDSADHIQWLFAEIRNVKFLSLSAPVFGGPCSVYQYHLPTFNNLNHLELLLQNCCSLRSVTNFLQISPKLEHLVFENSIHCYVCHFVDKSVHEWSPPDFVPACLLSHLKTIRIRGFQGLPDEMEVVEYLLKYGVVLNTITICTLEYFCEEKEMKCPLLGRREEVKLLQTISMFPRASKTCQIVFPKLK
- the LOC117625142 gene encoding F-box/LRR-repeat protein At4g14103-like yields the protein MGSNSRCCKPCIGDRISGLPDAILSHILSFLTTEDAVKTSVLSQRWFDVWTSVPKINLTLGSQAAFEPFAQFVDCVLFFRGSSNIHTFQLRCSVIEEDFCRIDPWIYTAVRRNVVEFEFDLDVDVDSKSLRYEGYELPRRLLMCNTLEVLKLTLNHKDIIINPPSDCFPSLKFLHVTLQYPGGRSLEKLLTCCPVLEDLIIEGHLKDDSVVNINVSAPKLKRLRMRLSMDLVRWDEGDYKMLEYKCKRIYINADAPNLEEFNLQDNFLASYSLNNAKSLSKAMIDLGRLYTLEDPDFARDSADRMHRLFAGIHNVTYLSLSSPVYGDRFTRDRYHLPTFNILNRLELHLEPCFSWQFLTKLLNISPNLEYLVFAIHISCTAKLENRESEFAVGQWSQPDFVPICLTSLKKICIQGFHAWPDEIEVVKYLLKHGEVLNTVKICPSYFHSEEEMKLRQKLSMFPKGSRTCQIEVMKIKS